A single Bacillus sp. HMF5848 DNA region contains:
- a CDS encoding thiolase family protein: protein MRDVFIVEAVRTAVGKRNGVFRDTHPVHLGATVLDEVVKRAHVDKALIEDIVMGCVTPIGEQGYNIGRLAALEALFPVEVPAVQINRMCGSGQQALHFASQEIASGDMDVTIAAGVESMTKVPILSDGSNELTIPSSLHDKYNFIHQGLSAELIAEKYGFTRQQLDEYALESHRRATNAIAAGKFQGEIVVLKGVDKEGNVIDVENDEGPRADTSLQALSGLKTVFKQDGVITAGNASQMSDGAAAVLLMSEKKINERKLNPKARIVARAVVGSDPTIMLDGVIPATRKVLQKAGMTMQDIDLVEINEAFAPVVLAWQHELEADLSKVNVNGGAIALGHPLGATGAKLMTALVHELERQQKRYGLLVICIGHGMSTATVVERV from the coding sequence GTGAGAGATGTTTTCATAGTTGAAGCAGTGCGTACGGCAGTAGGAAAGAGAAATGGCGTGTTTCGTGACACGCATCCAGTACATTTAGGGGCAACTGTGTTAGATGAAGTCGTTAAACGTGCTCATGTTGATAAAGCTTTGATAGAGGATATTGTTATGGGGTGTGTAACGCCGATTGGTGAACAAGGTTATAATATTGGGCGGCTAGCAGCACTAGAGGCATTATTTCCTGTTGAGGTGCCAGCAGTCCAAATAAATCGTATGTGTGGCTCGGGCCAGCAAGCATTACACTTTGCTAGTCAAGAAATTGCATCAGGGGATATGGATGTAACAATAGCCGCTGGGGTCGAATCGATGACGAAGGTACCGATATTAAGTGATGGTAGCAATGAGCTTACTATTCCTTCATCTTTACATGACAAATATAATTTTATCCATCAAGGACTATCAGCAGAGCTAATTGCTGAAAAATATGGTTTTACTCGTCAGCAGCTAGATGAATATGCACTTGAAAGTCACCGCCGAGCTACGAATGCCATTGCGGCAGGCAAATTTCAGGGGGAAATTGTAGTGTTAAAGGGTGTTGATAAAGAAGGGAATGTGATAGATGTGGAGAACGATGAAGGTCCTCGTGCTGATACTTCCCTTCAAGCACTGTCAGGCTTAAAAACAGTATTTAAACAAGATGGTGTTATTACTGCGGGTAACGCTAGTCAAATGAGTGATGGTGCAGCTGCTGTATTACTAATGTCAGAGAAAAAGATAAATGAACGTAAATTGAACCCAAAAGCGCGTATTGTGGCACGAGCAGTAGTTGGCTCTGATCCAACTATTATGCTGGATGGGGTTATACCTGCAACTCGTAAAGTGCTACAAAAGGCTGGTATGACAATGCAGGACATAGATTTAGTTGAGATAAATGAAGCGTTTGCCCCGGTTGTGTTAGCATGGCAACATGAGTTGGAGGCAGATTTAAGCAAAGTAAATGTAAACGGTGGGGCCATTGCTCTCGGACATCCGTTAGGGGCGACAGGTGCTAAGTTGATGACAGCACTAGTACATGAACTAGAACGCCAACAAAAAAGGTACGGCTTACTAGTTATCTGTATCGGCCATGGTATGAGCACTGCGACTGTTGTTGAGCGGGTATAG
- a CDS encoding 4Fe-4S dicluster domain-containing protein, with protein sequence MAIDISRFLTSKYDIYEKSCMNHGNKEVNCHACTTTCPTESISFQLGTPVINNSKCIDCGACVSACPTLAIDHKITDYISVMNKINSNHQQPITCESYSKFSKGIKIPCYFMLDTPLLLTISQYQKDITFHIDDCKSCLKQLKINGSAIINHFADLQSQLDEMGVHVTIKTSQTPPVVSVYSDEKGISRRDFFKSIMNFRNTNESSPTESNDLPVKKRMLFKKNLINKALMKHNNTLSSSPLQSPYYFSITLTGSCTGCSLCTKLCPTDALHWLDKDDVSSLHFQNKDCVGCNKCVACPEEVIELTLMSPRAYVMGGDKTLVDLEKKKCKHCHDSFQTNDEKQSLCHICRVSRQKSSVDLFEGLEF encoded by the coding sequence ATGGCAATTGATATATCAAGATTTTTGACATCAAAATACGACATCTACGAAAAGAGCTGTATGAACCACGGAAATAAGGAGGTCAACTGTCATGCTTGCACAACTACCTGCCCAACTGAGTCCATTTCCTTTCAATTAGGAACACCAGTAATCAATAACAGCAAATGTATAGATTGTGGTGCATGTGTAAGTGCTTGTCCTACTTTAGCAATTGACCATAAGATAACAGATTATATAAGTGTAATGAATAAAATTAACAGCAATCACCAGCAGCCGATAACTTGTGAATCATATAGCAAATTCTCAAAAGGTATTAAGATCCCGTGTTACTTCATGCTAGATACACCATTGCTACTGACAATTAGTCAATACCAGAAGGATATTACATTTCATATAGATGATTGTAAAAGTTGTTTAAAACAGTTGAAGATCAATGGGAGCGCTATCATTAATCATTTCGCTGATCTTCAGTCTCAACTTGATGAAATGGGAGTGCACGTAACTATCAAAACCTCACAAACGCCGCCTGTTGTTTCAGTGTACAGTGATGAAAAAGGGATAAGTAGGCGTGATTTCTTTAAGTCGATAATGAATTTTAGAAATACTAATGAATCTTCACCTACTGAATCAAATGATTTGCCAGTTAAAAAAAGAATGCTGTTCAAAAAAAATCTTATTAATAAAGCCCTAATGAAACATAACAACACACTCAGTTCATCTCCACTACAGTCTCCATACTATTTTTCAATTACTCTTACAGGCTCATGTACAGGTTGTTCTTTGTGCACAAAACTTTGTCCAACGGATGCTTTACATTGGTTGGATAAAGATGATGTCAGTTCACTTCATTTTCAGAATAAAGATTGTGTCGGCTGCAATAAGTGTGTAGCTTGTCCTGAGGAGGTGATTGAGTTAACGCTAATGAGTCCACGTGCATACGTAATGGGGGGAGACAAAACGTTAGTAGATTTAGAAAAAAAGAAGTGCAAACATTGTCATGACAGCTTTCAGACTAATGATGAAAAACAATCACTTTGTCATATTTGCCGTGTATCACGACAGAAGAGCAGCGTAGATTTGTTTGAAGGACTGGAGTTCTAA
- a CDS encoding rhodanese-like domain-containing protein yields MQFMRKTWFVLMCIMIIFLVACKQDDTTTQSAEETTQTSEQASNVVQVAAPIEDPFNELQQTAVEFFKNNPMKSMTAKEVFEKVILNHNPNYVVVDVRDNATFAKGNIEGSINIPYGQTADQNQIKNLPTDKTIIVVCFSGHTASQTAAFWSLLGYDAVPMINGMGGWTSDKELGVPIPAAAFDFATETTEVTTKEYTLPQIDTTTATNLNELVIERSNQYLQAGKPPVVSAKALNEVMSSQDTSMQIIDIRQSSDYKKGHIQGAISIPFNSLGEQLTKIALDKKIVLVDYNGHLASEAVRILNMLGYDAYALKDGMRVWTSNADINGIAPISMDKIYNYPTKTINAYLDAEPGEASCG; encoded by the coding sequence ATGCAATTTATGCGTAAAACGTGGTTTGTTTTAATGTGTATCATGATAATTTTTCTAGTTGCTTGTAAACAAGATGATACTACTACACAGTCTGCTGAAGAGACAACACAAACAAGTGAACAAGCATCTAATGTAGTACAAGTAGCTGCGCCAATAGAAGATCCATTTAATGAATTACAGCAAACGGCAGTCGAATTTTTCAAGAACAATCCTATGAAGTCTATGACAGCTAAGGAAGTGTTCGAAAAGGTTATCTTAAATCACAACCCTAACTATGTAGTAGTAGATGTAAGAGATAATGCTACGTTTGCAAAAGGGAACATTGAAGGTTCTATTAATATTCCGTATGGACAAACAGCAGACCAAAATCAAATAAAAAATCTTCCAACAGATAAAACAATTATTGTTGTATGTTTTTCAGGTCATACCGCAAGTCAAACGGCAGCTTTTTGGAGTTTATTAGGATATGATGCAGTGCCAATGATAAATGGAATGGGTGGTTGGACATCAGACAAAGAGCTTGGAGTTCCAATTCCAGCAGCAGCTTTCGATTTTGCAACAGAAACCACGGAGGTAACAACAAAAGAATACACGTTACCGCAAATAGACACTACAACAGCGACTAACTTAAACGAATTAGTAATTGAGCGCTCTAATCAATATTTACAAGCCGGAAAACCACCAGTAGTAAGTGCAAAAGCACTTAATGAAGTCATGTCATCTCAGGATACTTCCATGCAAATTATTGATATTCGTCAAAGTAGTGACTATAAAAAAGGTCACATACAGGGTGCAATATCCATTCCGTTTAATAGCTTAGGAGAACAACTAACAAAGATTGCATTGGATAAAAAGATTGTGCTTGTAGATTACAATGGTCACTTAGCAAGTGAAGCTGTTCGCATACTGAATATGCTTGGCTATGATGCTTATGCCTTAAAGGATGGCATGAGAGTATGGACGTCAAATGCTGACATTAATGGCATTGCCCCGATATCTATGGATAAAATCTATAACTATCCTACTAAAACGATAAATGCCTATCTTGATGCAGAGCCTGGCGAGGCAAGCTGTGGATAA
- the srrA gene encoding respiratory selenite reductase catalytic subunit SrrA yields the protein MKKFGRRTFLKATAAAAVVSSVPLYVSLDDYKKAASESPVKKIPTFCHGCTSYCGIIASVKNDRVWKVEGHPIHLKSRGKMCARGHGMAAYLYSKDRITGPMKRVGEGEFQPISWDQAFTEIAEKLNKIVNKYSGNSVVWLEHGTHRQAYVQRLLDVIGSPNFTTQYSTCFNAKTNAWKQMTGTSLNGDHLNSKYMIFEGRNFAGGIIPNGMNHITKAKENGAKIIVIDPRYSEIAKLADDWIPIRPGTDLAFRLALANVLISENLYNKAFVRKYVDGFDQFKLENKQYTPEWAEAITDIPARKIREIARNFAKYAPQAFIEPGWHGLHAHYKNSTETAQMGIILNALVGNFYQKGGLMPSASITLGHLQLPALENLPEKGERIDGAGVSGKYRTVEPARGIAHITPKLVKDGLAKALFVCNYNPLRTAPNPEEQKQIKEAELVVSINIDWNETSYYAADYILPEHYYLERLEHPYTVSGHISHASPQISLRQPVVKPLHDTKDTLSILKGIASAMGYPDLYPFTVEDDVKAAIEPLGITFDQLKEAGTLEFPPTVKPGFPMKKGKPALPTKTGKIQFSADLFRVDGKQGIPRWVEPLVSPNPSKDDEFRLIHGKQPWHSHAMTTNIDQLMQITERYDGTFMWMNANRAAKLGIRTGDTVVVKNKQAEKKVKVKVTELLHPDAVWLPSTYGGFSPKNKTAYNVGINFNDFAPVMVEELSGTTMVQEVVVSVRKEGI from the coding sequence ATGAAAAAGTTTGGTAGACGTACCTTTTTAAAAGCAACAGCTGCAGCAGCAGTTGTAAGCTCAGTACCATTATACGTAAGTTTAGATGATTATAAAAAGGCTGCGAGCGAATCGCCTGTTAAGAAAATCCCAACATTTTGTCATGGCTGCACGAGCTACTGTGGGATTATTGCAAGTGTGAAAAATGATCGAGTCTGGAAGGTAGAAGGCCACCCTATACATTTGAAATCACGCGGCAAAATGTGTGCAAGAGGACATGGTATGGCGGCGTATCTGTATTCAAAAGACCGCATTACGGGACCTATGAAACGTGTCGGTGAAGGTGAATTTCAGCCGATAAGCTGGGATCAGGCATTTACTGAAATTGCTGAGAAGCTAAACAAAATTGTGAATAAATATAGTGGGAATTCAGTGGTGTGGCTAGAGCATGGCACACATCGACAAGCCTATGTCCAACGCCTACTTGATGTGATTGGCTCCCCGAACTTCACAACACAATATTCAACGTGTTTTAATGCAAAAACAAACGCGTGGAAGCAAATGACGGGTACTTCATTAAATGGGGACCATCTTAATAGTAAATATATGATTTTTGAAGGCCGTAACTTTGCGGGAGGTATTATCCCAAATGGTATGAATCATATTACAAAGGCGAAGGAAAATGGGGCAAAGATAATTGTTATTGATCCACGATATTCAGAGATTGCTAAGCTTGCTGATGATTGGATACCTATTCGCCCTGGCACGGATTTAGCATTCCGGTTGGCATTAGCAAACGTACTTATTTCTGAAAACCTTTATAATAAGGCTTTTGTTCGTAAATATGTAGATGGGTTTGATCAATTTAAGCTAGAAAATAAACAATACACTCCAGAGTGGGCTGAGGCTATTACGGATATTCCGGCTCGTAAAATTCGTGAGATTGCTAGAAACTTTGCGAAGTATGCTCCGCAAGCATTTATCGAACCGGGATGGCATGGCTTACATGCACATTATAAAAATAGTACAGAAACAGCGCAAATGGGTATTATTTTAAATGCACTTGTCGGGAATTTTTATCAAAAAGGTGGCTTAATGCCGAGCGCATCCATTACGTTAGGACATCTTCAATTACCTGCATTAGAAAACCTTCCAGAAAAAGGTGAACGCATTGACGGAGCGGGTGTGTCAGGTAAATATCGCACAGTAGAACCAGCGCGTGGTATTGCTCATATTACGCCGAAGCTTGTAAAAGACGGACTAGCGAAGGCTTTATTTGTATGTAATTACAATCCATTACGAACCGCGCCTAATCCTGAAGAACAAAAGCAGATAAAAGAGGCAGAGCTTGTTGTATCAATTAATATAGATTGGAATGAAACTAGCTATTATGCAGCTGATTATATATTACCAGAGCATTACTATCTCGAAAGATTAGAGCATCCTTATACAGTATCTGGTCATATATCACATGCCAGTCCACAAATTTCGTTACGTCAGCCTGTTGTCAAACCACTACATGATACAAAAGATACACTTTCTATATTAAAAGGTATCGCATCAGCTATGGGGTATCCAGATTTATATCCATTTACAGTCGAGGACGATGTAAAGGCGGCTATTGAACCGTTAGGCATCACATTTGATCAATTAAAAGAGGCAGGAACACTTGAATTTCCACCAACAGTAAAACCAGGGTTTCCTATGAAAAAAGGAAAACCAGCATTGCCTACTAAGACAGGAAAAATTCAATTTTCAGCTGACTTATTCCGCGTTGATGGGAAGCAAGGTATACCAAGATGGGTGGAGCCTCTCGTATCGCCGAATCCTTCTAAAGATGATGAATTTAGACTTATTCATGGTAAGCAGCCATGGCATTCACATGCGATGACAACAAACATTGACCAGCTTATGCAAATTACAGAACGTTATGATGGGACTTTTATGTGGATGAATGCTAATCGTGCTGCAAAACTTGGCATTCGCACAGGAGATACAGTAGTAGTGAAAAATAAGCAAGCAGAGAAAAAAGTAAAAGTGAAAGTAACTGAGTTGCTTCATCCGGATGCGGTATGGCTTCCTTCCACGTATGGTGGGTTTTCACCTAAAAATAAAACGGCTTATAACGTAGGTATTAACTTTAATGATTTTGCACCTGTTATGGTCGAGGAGTTGTCAGGAACAACGATGGTGCAAGAGGTTGTTGTGTCAGTGAGAAAGGAGGGTATCTAA
- a CDS encoding 4Fe-4S dicluster domain-containing protein encodes MTRFGLLIYPERCTGCSACTVACASHNQLTGHMYYNRLEFRESGTYPNASMQILPFQCQHCDNAPCVTVCPTQASYKRDDGIVAIDHDKCIGCKYCMTACPYNARQLNEHRVPEKCRWCPEMLEKGEQPACSATCMNEVRLFGDLDDPNSEISKRLAKEETYQLLEAKGTRPSIYYVKG; translated from the coding sequence ATGACTAGGTTTGGCCTATTAATCTATCCCGAACGTTGCACAGGCTGCAGTGCTTGTACCGTAGCTTGTGCATCACATAATCAATTAACAGGACATATGTATTATAACCGCCTTGAGTTTAGGGAATCTGGGACGTATCCGAATGCAAGTATGCAAATCTTGCCGTTTCAATGTCAACATTGTGACAACGCTCCTTGTGTCACAGTGTGTCCGACCCAGGCTTCGTATAAACGTGACGATGGCATTGTGGCTATTGACCATGACAAATGTATTGGGTGTAAGTATTGCATGACGGCGTGTCCATATAATGCCCGCCAGCTTAATGAGCATCGTGTACCTGAAAAATGCCGCTGGTGTCCTGAAATGCTTGAAAAAGGAGAACAACCAGCATGCTCAGCAACATGTATGAATGAAGTTCGTTTATTTGGCGATTTAGACGATCCAAATAGTGAAATCAGCAAGAGATTAGCGAAAGAGGAAACGTATCAGCTTTTAGAGGCTAAAGGAACACGACCGAGTATTTATTACGTAAAAGGCTAA
- the nrfD gene encoding NrfD/PsrC family molybdoenzyme membrane anchor subunit has product MMKRIVIILSLLLVAFGITGAITIFLHGEEAMGTSNSVPWGTLIAGYEYFVGLSTGLLLVGAIGVLFQKKDIIKLHKSLVTLAILTLISGFMLLLVELGNPLHFFYYILSPNFSSPIWWMAPLYGLYFVLLATLFVFMVKNKGKQVRTITTLTAISALVALICIGFLFGFVVARPYWNGPISPLYFVITAFYSGVALTGLVAVILNKDMKLSENFLSIFKKLYISTVGFVAVIYIGKILVGLYGEAPGKYEAVMSLLSGPLRINFWTFEIVGAIVLPLVVLLVVKRTQLWHIATISVISLISLFFMRYDMVFAGQIVQIDVVHATHTELAFNTFTTTWAEWALVLGGVGLFVALFTLRDMFEKALVRTTPVTNSSSKGVRG; this is encoded by the coding sequence ATGATGAAGAGAATTGTTATTATTCTATCTCTGTTGTTAGTAGCATTTGGAATAACCGGTGCTATCACCATCTTTCTACATGGTGAAGAAGCAATGGGAACGTCGAATTCTGTACCCTGGGGGACTTTGATAGCAGGATATGAATATTTTGTTGGCTTAAGTACGGGATTACTACTAGTTGGGGCTATCGGCGTGTTATTTCAGAAAAAAGATATTATTAAGTTGCATAAATCACTTGTTACACTCGCAATTTTAACGCTCATAAGTGGGTTTATGCTGTTGCTTGTTGAATTAGGGAATCCATTACACTTTTTCTATTATATTCTTTCTCCGAATTTTTCATCGCCAATCTGGTGGATGGCACCGTTGTATGGACTATATTTCGTGTTACTCGCCACATTATTTGTGTTTATGGTTAAAAATAAAGGCAAACAAGTGCGCACCATTACAACATTAACAGCCATTTCAGCACTAGTTGCATTAATTTGTATCGGGTTTCTATTCGGATTTGTTGTAGCAAGACCATACTGGAACGGACCAATATCACCATTATATTTTGTAATTACGGCGTTTTATTCAGGTGTGGCATTAACAGGCTTGGTAGCTGTTATTCTCAATAAAGACATGAAGCTTTCCGAAAACTTCTTATCAATTTTCAAAAAACTATATATATCGACAGTTGGTTTTGTAGCAGTTATATATATAGGCAAAATTTTAGTAGGCTTATATGGTGAGGCGCCTGGAAAATATGAAGCAGTCATGTCCTTACTTTCAGGTCCATTACGCATTAATTTTTGGACGTTTGAAATTGTAGGAGCTATTGTTTTACCGCTAGTAGTGCTGCTAGTCGTTAAGCGTACGCAGTTATGGCACATCGCTACCATTAGTGTTATTTCTTTAATCAGTTTATTTTTCATGAGATATGACATGGTGTTTGCAGGTCAAATTGTGCAAATTGATGTTGTTCATGCTACCCATACAGAGCTCGCATTCAATACATTTACAACAACATGGGCAGAATGGGCTCTTGTATTAGGCGGAGTCGGTCTATTTGTGGCGCTGTTTACCCTTCGTGATATGTTTGAAAAAGCTCTTGTTAGAACTACGCCTGTTACCAATAGTTCTAGTAAAGGTGTGAGAGGATGA
- a CDS encoding molecular chaperone yields MIAQKAETLLAYEELLYVIAEFFKPPIYKFYKELDYEGIERLLKSIGYDEQVTWPKPSSYEDLQYMYMRCFVGPDHLTSPPVESLYKRWTTDSTAQVSFASEAGYLYGDSALHMEHLYEVNGLEIPAFYSRIPDHLTLLLEFAAYLIELDQYSALKNFIHEHLDWLPALRTQLAAIKDSHFYVCIINILIDVLTLLENEVEGRE; encoded by the coding sequence ATGATTGCTCAAAAAGCTGAAACGCTACTTGCCTATGAAGAACTTTTGTATGTAATAGCAGAGTTTTTCAAACCTCCGATTTATAAGTTTTATAAGGAGCTAGATTACGAAGGCATCGAACGTTTGCTTAAAAGCATTGGATATGATGAACAAGTTACCTGGCCTAAACCTAGTAGTTATGAAGATTTACAATACATGTATATGCGCTGTTTTGTTGGTCCCGACCACTTGACATCGCCACCAGTCGAATCATTGTATAAACGCTGGACAACAGATTCAACAGCTCAAGTATCCTTTGCAAGTGAAGCAGGCTATTTATATGGAGACTCAGCATTACACATGGAGCATTTATATGAAGTGAATGGACTAGAGATTCCTGCCTTCTATTCACGCATACCTGATCATTTAACATTATTACTAGAATTTGCAGCTTATTTAATAGAATTAGACCAGTACAGTGCACTGAAAAATTTTATACATGAGCATTTAGATTGGTTACCTGCGTTGAGAACGCAATTGGCGGCAATTAAGGATAGTCATTTTTACGTATGTATTATTAATATTTTGATAGATGTATTAACACTACTTGAGAATGAAGTAGAGGGAAGGGAGTGA
- a CDS encoding rhodanese-like domain-containing protein, whose translation MKRILIIFIGLFIALIVTSCATSQSAVTSDSSNAATVDFDKQPDLSKYIVPKEPAPVKEPVPLKDNLTYVDTYYMTKLKEMAGEVSAKRKKYEQYPLEWNFVLIDSRPAPVFDAGHINGAINIPDSQFDTMTHMLPENKETELIFYCGGLACHLSGNSAEKAQKLGYSNVKVYQEGIPAWTKAGHYLTVTAPYVKNLILEANVTREDKAPFVILDARPYKKYFEAHIPNSVFADDTLFLQKFLGTAPSDKSIEIIVYCGGFSCHKSHVVAEELGIEGYSNVKVYSGGLPDWKSQGLPTFGISASEGSFNVSEGQVDRALTPEQFVGKLATGNVFVLDVRTENEVRNGAIKGSVNIPDSVIHADPAAIVSKLPSDKNAVILIHCATGARAAGVANKVADLGYQNTFYLNNAITIGADGSYSFN comes from the coding sequence GTGAAACGAATATTGATTATTTTTATAGGGCTTTTCATTGCGTTGATAGTAACTAGCTGCGCAACATCACAATCAGCAGTGACTTCGGATAGTAGTAACGCTGCTACTGTTGATTTTGATAAACAGCCCGATTTAAGTAAATATATCGTACCAAAAGAACCAGCACCTGTGAAAGAACCAGTACCATTGAAAGATAATCTAACATATGTGGATACGTATTATATGACAAAATTAAAAGAAATGGCAGGTGAAGTTAGCGCTAAACGAAAGAAATATGAACAATATCCGCTTGAATGGAATTTTGTATTAATTGACTCTAGACCTGCTCCCGTTTTTGACGCGGGGCATATTAACGGCGCTATTAACATACCAGATTCACAATTTGATACCATGACACACATGCTACCAGAAAATAAAGAAACGGAGCTTATTTTTTACTGTGGTGGTTTAGCGTGTCATTTGAGTGGGAATTCTGCTGAGAAGGCTCAGAAACTCGGATATTCAAATGTAAAAGTATATCAGGAAGGCATACCAGCTTGGACAAAAGCAGGACATTATTTAACTGTAACAGCACCATATGTAAAAAATTTAATTCTTGAAGCTAATGTCACGAGAGAAGACAAAGCACCGTTTGTGATTTTGGATGCAAGACCATATAAAAAATATTTTGAAGCACATATACCGAATTCAGTTTTTGCAGATGACACATTATTTCTTCAAAAGTTTCTCGGAACAGCTCCATCAGATAAAAGTATAGAGATCATTGTGTACTGTGGAGGATTTTCCTGTCATAAAAGCCATGTTGTAGCAGAAGAGCTCGGAATTGAAGGGTACTCAAACGTAAAAGTATATTCAGGTGGTCTACCTGACTGGAAATCACAAGGTCTTCCAACCTTCGGAATAAGTGCGAGTGAAGGAAGCTTCAATGTAAGTGAAGGTCAAGTGGATAGAGCGTTAACGCCTGAACAATTTGTTGGAAAGCTTGCAACTGGGAACGTGTTTGTACTTGATGTACGAACAGAAAATGAAGTGAGAAATGGTGCCATTAAAGGTTCGGTAAACATTCCAGATAGTGTCATTCATGCAGACCCTGCTGCAATCGTAAGCAAACTACCTAGTGATAAAAACGCGGTTATACTGATCCATTGTGCAACAGGGGCGCGTGCGGCTGGTGTCGCAAACAAAGTAGCCGACCTTGGATACCAAAATACATTTTACTTAAATAATGCTATAACGATTGGGGCAGACGGCAGCTATTCGTTTAATTAA
- a CDS encoding DegV family protein, whose product MKKNKIAWVTDSTATLSDEFIRDHDIYIIPLYINFGEKSYKENTEITAEDFYDMLSKADELPKTSQPSIGEFVELYEKLRDEYEKIIAIHASSALTGTYQSSCAASEMVGVHVDVIDSKIGSYALGKIIERGVQKEKAGESYEEIVSYLRALPDRAQLYMVPGSLEQLRKGGRMSSAQVLIGNLIRLKLIIKFEDGKVVLADKVRTYGKVKQRLFEIFDEVSHKIKEASVIHGNDLELAESWMKELQGIYPSIRFTTTIFSPVPGTHTGQGTIGLSWIND is encoded by the coding sequence ATGAAGAAAAATAAAATTGCATGGGTAACGGATAGTACAGCTACTTTATCGGATGAGTTTATTCGTGACCATGATATTTATATTATTCCTTTATATATAAATTTTGGAGAAAAATCATACAAAGAAAATACAGAGATTACAGCTGAAGATTTTTACGATATGCTTTCAAAAGCGGACGAGCTACCAAAGACATCTCAACCCTCTATTGGGGAGTTTGTAGAGCTATATGAAAAATTAAGAGATGAATATGAAAAAATTATTGCAATACATGCATCGAGTGCTTTAACAGGTACTTATCAAAGCTCATGTGCCGCTTCAGAGATGGTAGGCGTTCATGTGGATGTAATTGACTCGAAAATTGGCTCTTATGCACTAGGTAAAATAATCGAACGTGGCGTGCAAAAAGAAAAAGCAGGAGAGAGCTATGAAGAGATTGTTTCATATCTTCGTGCACTTCCAGATAGAGCTCAGTTATATATGGTACCTGGGAGCTTAGAACAGCTTCGTAAAGGTGGACGTATGTCTTCAGCTCAGGTGTTAATTGGTAACTTAATTAGACTAAAGTTAATTATAAAATTTGAAGATGGTAAAGTTGTTTTGGCAGACAAAGTTCGTACTTATGGAAAAGTAAAACAGCGTTTGTTTGAGATATTTGACGAAGTATCTCACAAAATTAAAGAAGCATCAGTCATTCATGGCAATGACCTAGAACTTGCAGAATCTTGGATGAAAGAACTACAAGGAATTTATCCATCAATTCGTTTTACAACAACGATTTTTAGTCCAGTTCCTGGGACACACACAGGACAAGGAACAATTGGCCTAAGCTGGATAAATGATTAA